From the Halobacterium zhouii genome, the window GATTCGGGAGCTATCGACCCGTCACCCACGAGGTCGGCCTCGCGATTCTCCGCGGCGACTGGGAGGGGGCGGCGATGGCGTACCTCGGGAATCCGAGCGAGCACGAACCAGAGGAGAGCCAGGCGGCCCGCGAGTTCGTCGCAGAGACCCGGAACTGGGCGGACGCACTCGAGGGCTTCCCGAATCACCTGCGCTACGAACGCACGATGCTCCACGAACTCGCGGACGGCGGGAGCTTCCGGGACGCCGTCGAGACGTTCCCCTCGAACCTCCAGCGCCTGTTCGTGAACGCCGCCCAGTCCTACGCGTTCAACCTGATGCTCGCAGCGCGGATGGAGCGGGGCCTTCCCTTCGACAGGCCCGTCGCGGGCGACGTCGTCTGGTTCGCGGAGGAGACCGACACCGCTCGCGCTGGTGGCGCGAGCGACCGTGACGCCTCCAGCGACTCCGGCGTGACCGTCGCACGCCCGGACCCCGGCCGCGAGCAGCGCGTCACCGAGTCCCGCGTGGACGTGATGGCGCGTCACTGCGAGCGCGGCCGGGCGTTCGTCACCGCGCCGCTCGTCGGCACCGACACCGAGCTCGCGGACGGCGAACCGGGCGAGATCGAGCGCGAGGTGCTCGACGACCTCGGTCTCGACCCCGCGGACTTCGACCTGCCCGGGGAGTTCGACTCCTCGGGCACGCGGCGCGCGATACTCCTGCGCCCCGACCTCACCGTCGAGTACGACCCCCTCACGTTCGAGTTCGCGCTCCCCTCGGGGAGTTACGCGACGGTCGTGTTGCGGGAGTACCTGAAGACGAGTCCGCTCGACCTCTGAGGCCGCGTCGCGTCTCGCGGTGCGACGCTCGGACGCGCCACCGAACGCGTCACAGAATCCCGCAATCACGTCGCTTTTGCGCGCGCACCTCCTTCCGCCGACCATGGCGTCTCCGGGCATGAAGTGTCGGCAGTGCGCGACTCCCCTCGAGAAGCCCGGGGACTACTGTCTCACCTGCGACACCGCGAACTGCGAGGCGGTCGTCGCGGCCTGCGAGCGCGACCACGCCACGCTCACGTTCCTCCGCGATGAGCGCGTGGTCGGGCGCACCGACGTCGCCACCATCCCCGAGGACGGCGGCGAGTCGGGCGTCGTCGAACTTCGGAACTTCGCGGGCCGCGTCGCGGACGAAATCCGCCGCAAGCGCCCGGAGGCCGTGTTCGTCGCGGGCGACCACGACGTCATCAACGCGGTGCGTGCAGACCTCCGCTACGAGGTGTTTCGCGTGCCCGCAGCGGACCCCGTCGAGGCCGTCCTGGAGCGCCGCGGCGAGCGCGAACTCGACGTCGTCGAGAAACCCGCCCTGGAGAAGATCGGCGGCACGCACTCCACGCTCATCGGGGACCGCGACGGCCAGCGCGCCGTGCGCACCGCCGCCGACCACCCGAACGTGAAGAAGGTGATCCCCGGCCCCATCGACGCCGGTGGCTCCGGGTCCCGAACGGGCGTCCGCGCGAAGGTCACGCGCGCCGACGACAACGGCAACCTCCGGTTGCTCGTGCGCGACGGCTCCAGCGTTCAGGAGAACCGCGTCGTCACCACGGCGAAAGACCGGGACACGGGCGAGCGCGTTCGCGTGGACCTGAACGACGCGCTCGTCGACGCCGACCTGCAGGAGTGAGTATCAGGCCTGTTCGAACGACGCGAACAGCGCCTTCCGCGTGCTCGCGTCGATGAGTTCGTCGAGTGTCTGCTGGTGGTCCGCGCTCACGCGACTGAACAGGCCTAGGGGCACGCGCGCGGTGGCGGCGTCGGCGTCGCCGCCGAGCCCCTCCGTCGTGTCGAAGGCCGTCGAGAGAACGTCCATTGCACTGGTTCGAACGTCGTCCGCGCGGCACGCGGTGACGACGGTGTCCTCGTGGACGCCGAACGCGGCGGCCGAGGAGACGCCGTCGAGACGGAGGAGCGTATCGGCTGCCTCCTCGAGGGCGCTCACCGCGGGGACGGTGCCGACGTTCGTGACCGCGAAACTCGCGCGCCGTTCACGATTCCCGATGGCTTCGCCGATGACGTCGAACGTCTCGCCGCTCATGCCGGGCGCGCGGAGCGCGTCGATGGTCCCCTGGTCGGCGAACTCCTGGAGGAAACTCGCGGCCTGGAAGTCCTCGCGGGAGCGCACGCGCCGGAACTCGCGGGTGCCAGCGCGGATGCCGTAGAGCAACGCGGTGGCGTCGTCCTGCTCGGGTTTGCGGTCGGTGCGCTGGATGAACCGCGCGACGATGGTGGACGTCGCACCGGCTTCGTTGCCCGCGACCACGAGCGAGTGGTCGACGGCGGCGGGGCGGTGGCGGATGACCGCGACCACGGGCGGCTGTTTCGCGAACGACGGGACGGTGCCGCCGCCGCCGACGGCGAGCGCGCCGTCGAAGTCGGTGAGGTTGCTGTCGTCGACGACGTCGAGCGTGAGGTTGAACAGGTTACAGAACGCCTTCGCGTCGTCGCTGGTCACCGTGCCTTCGGCGAACACGCGGGCCGAGACGCCCCACTCTTTGGCGAGTTCGCGGAGGCCGATGGAGGCGGCGAGCGCGTCGACGCTGGGGTTCTCCGGGACGACGAGCGCGACGGCCTCGAGGCCGGCGATAGTGTCACGTAGCTGGTCGAAGTCCTCGTCGCTCGCTTCGGCGCGTCGGCGGCGAACGACGGAGTTGACCGCGTACCCGCCGACGCCGCCGGCGAGAATGGTGCCGCCGACGAGGGCGAGCGTGGGTGCGGTGACCGAGCCGAGCTCGGGTAGCATTTGGCCGAGAATCCACGGCTATCGTTAAGTATGTTGTCCCAAACAGAGCCGATTGGTTACCCAATAGTTCGACGACCGGGACGCCGGCCACGCTTCGCGCAGTGGTATTCCCGGTTCTGGATGTAGTCTCCAGTTCGGTGGTGGCGCCACCCAGTAGTCGGCGGTTATGCGGAGTCGAGCTCGTCGCGAGCGTCGACGTCGTCGCTCCGGGGGCGCTGCGAGTCGTCGTCGGCGTCGTCCGTCCCGCTGGGAGGGGTGAAGTTCGTGGGGACGACCGTGACGTGGCGCATGCCGAACGAGGAGCGCTTGGCGGACATTACACTCCAGTGTAGTCGCTACACGGTAAAGAAATTACCCATGCGCATAACACATGGGCGGTTCCGCGGCGATTCCCCGCAGTTATCTGGCGGCGTTCGTCGGTGAATCTCGGTCGGGGACCGGCTACGCGAACTGTTCGTCGTAGAGGTCCTGTGCGTGTTCGACTGCGTCCTTGGCCGCCTGCGCGTCCTCGAAGCCCTGCGTCTCGACCTCCTTGCCCGCCTCGAGATTCTTGTACGTCTCGAAGAACTCCTCGATCTCGTCGAGTTGCTGCTGGGGGATGTCTTCGAGGTCCTCGATGTGGTCGTACCGCGGGTCCTCGGAGGGAACCGCGATGACCTTGTCGTCTTTCTCGCCGTCGTCGTCCATCTTCATCAGGGCGACCGGACGCGCCTCGATGACACAGCCCGGGAACGTCTGGTCTTCGACGAGCACGAGCACGTCGAAGGGGTCCTCGTCGTCGTAGTAGGACTGCGGGATGAACCCGTAGTCCGCGGGGTAGTGGACGTTCGAGTGGAGCACGCGGTCGAGGACGACGCCGGGAATGTCCTTGTCGTACTCGTACTTGTTCCGCTCGCCCTTGAGACATTCTACGACGGCGTAGATCTCGTCGGGCGCGTCGGGACCTGTCTCGAGGTCTTCCCAGAGATTGACCATAACGTCATCAGGTGCGCGGGGGGTGGAAAAAGAACTTTCGTATCTCGGAACAGGAACTGGCAACTGTGACCGGGTTGAGAAGTGTTTAAATATCCGGGCGCCTTTTCGCCAGGTATGTCAGAGGCACAACCTGCTGCACGTACGGACGTGCGCGACCTGACAGCGTTCCAGAAGAACATCCTGACCGTCCTCGCCGAAGAACCCCGATACGGTCTCGCTATCAAGCGCGAACTCGAGGACTACTACGGGCAGGAGGTCAACCACGGCCGACTCTACCCGAACCTCGACGACCTCGTGAACAAGGACCTCGTCGAGAAGTCCGAACTCGACAAGCGCACGAACCAGTACGCGCTCACCGACGCCGGCTTCGACGCCGTCGTCGACGACCTCGAGTGGTCGCTCACGAAGTTCCTCGTGGACGACGACCGTACCGAGACGGTCCGCGAGATCCTCGAAGAGAACTGAGCGAACCCCGTTTTCCGTTTTTTCGACGGTGTGCAGCGACTGCTCTACGTGCCGTTTCCAGAAAACACGCTATGTAACGTTCCCAGCCGTCAGTCCTGCCTGTCGGCGGTCTCGTCGATAAGTTCGAGTGACCGCTCGACAGCCTCGCGCTGTTCCTCGCTGGGCCACGCGTTCCGCGGGTAGTACTCCGAGACGAACTCCGCGCGCTCGGTGTCCGTCGCGGACTCCATCGGACGGGCGTAGTGGTTGCTCATGAAGTCCGCGAACGCGGCGGCGTTGGCGCCGTGCACGCCGCCGTGTCGCTCGCGGACCTGGTCCGCGAGATCGGCGTTGTGTTCGGCGGCGGACTCGTAGTCGCCCTGCTCGCCGCGTCCAGCGAGTGAGACCTCCGCGGCGCGGTCCGTGTTCTCGACGTCGTCCACGCGCACGAGTTCCTCCTCGTCGAGCCAGTCCTCCGGGTAGCAGACGAGCGTGTCGTCCTCGCGGACGCGGGCGACGAAGCCGTACTCGGCGAGCAGTTCGTCGCGCCGGTTCCGGTACGCGGCGGCCTCGTCGTCGTCCGCGGCGTCGCGTGCGAGTCTCGTCAGTCGTTCGGCCTCTTCCGTGACGTCGCCGGGCAGATCTTCAACTGGGTCGGTCATCGTCGGATTTCAGTCCTCGTCGAGCGCTTCGTTGGCCAGCTTATCGGCTCTGTCGTTTACCTCTCGCGGGACGTGGGTCAGCGACCACTCTTCGAACCGCTCCAGCAGTTCCCGAACCCGAACGCGCTTCTCG encodes:
- the truD gene encoding tRNA pseudouridine(13) synthase TruD, which encodes MREAHELERAVGMQYYASDSDGTGGRLRESPADFRVTELEDFDTHPVDTDTGDFPWLVLRATLTGWDTNDFARELANRVGMSRERVAWAGTKDRHAVTTQLFTVRDLDPEDVPGTAASDAPEISDADVEVVGRAGRGLQFGDLAGNEFRVVVRDPERPEQADAVSADLEAFAGGTLGDSRATPARADRDAWRPAIPNYFGQQRFGSYRPVTHEVGLAILRGDWEGAAMAYLGNPSEHEPEESQAAREFVAETRNWADALEGFPNHLRYERTMLHELADGGSFRDAVETFPSNLQRLFVNAAQSYAFNLMLAARMERGLPFDRPVAGDVVWFAEETDTARAGGASDRDASSDSGVTVARPDPGREQRVTESRVDVMARHCERGRAFVTAPLVGTDTELADGEPGEIEREVLDDLGLDPADFDLPGEFDSSGTRRAILLRPDLTVEYDPLTFEFALPSGSYATVVLREYLKTSPLDL
- a CDS encoding DUF2103 domain-containing protein; this translates as MKCRQCATPLEKPGDYCLTCDTANCEAVVAACERDHATLTFLRDERVVGRTDVATIPEDGGESGVVELRNFAGRVADEIRRKRPEAVFVAGDHDVINAVRADLRYEVFRVPAADPVEAVLERRGERELDVVEKPALEKIGGTHSTLIGDRDGQRAVRTAADHPNVKKVIPGPIDAGGSGSRTGVRAKVTRADDNGNLRLLVRDGSSVQENRVVTTAKDRDTGERVRVDLNDALVDADLQE
- a CDS encoding DHH family phosphoesterase, which gives rise to MLPELGSVTAPTLALVGGTILAGGVGGYAVNSVVRRRRAEASDEDFDQLRDTIAGLEAVALVVPENPSVDALAASIGLRELAKEWGVSARVFAEGTVTSDDAKAFCNLFNLTLDVVDDSNLTDFDGALAVGGGGTVPSFAKQPPVVAVIRHRPAAVDHSLVVAGNEAGATSTIVARFIQRTDRKPEQDDATALLYGIRAGTREFRRVRSREDFQAASFLQEFADQGTIDALRAPGMSGETFDVIGEAIGNRERRASFAVTNVGTVPAVSALEEAADTLLRLDGVSSAAAFGVHEDTVVTACRADDVRTSAMDVLSTAFDTTEGLGGDADAATARVPLGLFSRVSADHQQTLDELIDASTRKALFASFEQA
- a CDS encoding inorganic diphosphatase, producing the protein MVNLWEDLETGPDAPDEIYAVVECLKGERNKYEYDKDIPGVVLDRVLHSNVHYPADYGFIPQSYYDDEDPFDVLVLVEDQTFPGCVIEARPVALMKMDDDGEKDDKVIAVPSEDPRYDHIEDLEDIPQQQLDEIEEFFETYKNLEAGKEVETQGFEDAQAAKDAVEHAQDLYDEQFA
- a CDS encoding PadR family transcriptional regulator; translated protein: MSEAQPAARTDVRDLTAFQKNILTVLAEEPRYGLAIKRELEDYYGQEVNHGRLYPNLDDLVNKDLVEKSELDKRTNQYALTDAGFDAVVDDLEWSLTKFLVDDDRTETVREILEEN
- a CDS encoding DUF7108 family protein, encoding MTDPVEDLPGDVTEEAERLTRLARDAADDDEAAAYRNRRDELLAEYGFVARVREDDTLVCYPEDWLDEEELVRVDDVENTDRAAEVSLAGRGEQGDYESAAEHNADLADQVRERHGGVHGANAAAFADFMSNHYARPMESATDTERAEFVSEYYPRNAWPSEEQREAVERSLELIDETADRQD